A genomic stretch from Oncorhynchus tshawytscha isolate Ot180627B linkage group LG07, Otsh_v2.0, whole genome shotgun sequence includes:
- the fbxo2 gene encoding F-box only protein 2, producing MARNLLKNPAGEEQMEFWELTENGGSQWQVEEMPGDCGYNFGDDGVTKYFSTSFELCLKRQVVDLVAEGYAPDDLAAQPAVSVEDWYSGRTDCGCTYQLTVCLLDENEEILQEFKPESVTLDPDCDDCSWKQVNHTFNDYGPGLRFISFEHGGQDTKYWDGWFGVRVTGSSVIVET from the exons ATGGCCAGGAATCTACTGAAGAACCCAGCTGGGGAAG AGCAGATGGAATTCTGGGAGCTGACAGAGAATGGTGGAAGCCAATGGCAGGTGGAAGAGATGCCGGGAGACTGTGGCTACAACTTCGGTGATGATGGAGTGACCAAATACTTCAGCACCTCCTTTGA gcTGTGTCTGAAGAGGCAGGTGGTTGACCTAGTGGCAGAGGGCTACGCTCCTGATGACCTCGCTGCCCAGCCAGCTGTCAGTGTGGAAGACTG gtACAGTGGGAGGACAGACTGTGGGTGCACCTACCAGTTGACAGTGTGTCTGTTGGATGAGAATGAGGAAATTCTTCAGGAATTTAAACCAGAATCAGTCACCCTGGACCCAGATTGTGATGACTGCTCCTGGAAACAG GTGAACCACACTTTCAATGATTACGGTCCTGGATTGCGCTTCATCTCGTTTGAACATGGAGGACAGGACACCAAGTACTGGGACGGCTGGTTTGGAGTTCGAGTCACTGGGAGCTCTGTTATTGTAGAGACctga
- the LOC112255485 gene encoding small vasohibin-binding protein, with the protein MEPTCRKDKVKLNSTPTRGDRAKQKSAQQELKQRQRAEIYALNKVMTELEQQQFEAFCKQMQSQGE; encoded by the exons ATGGAGCCCACCTGTCGCAAAGACAAAGTGAAGTTGAACTCCACTCCTACTCGCGGCGACAGGGCCAAGCAGAAATCCGCCCAGCAGGAACTGAAACAACGACAACGGGCAGAG atCTACGCCCTGAATAAGGTGATGACAGAGCTGGAGCAGCAGCAGTTTGAGGCCTTCTGTAAGCAAATGCAGTCCCAGGGAGAGTGA